Proteins encoded by one window of Corynebacterium amycolatum:
- a CDS encoding DUF4192 domain-containing protein, with amino-acid sequence MGNKKNFGAGKMPEIEPSVFLTNLPGIVGFYPRGQVVIAALYRQQVEDFIDGKVEFDPTAHAGPMLIKDVASMESNPDLVRAAADFLLDEGCTHADVFIIDESWGIEKDSTPITGWLREGGLHEVRLAGVATIAAGEVVTDEQGEIVGIVGDSLMTENANLISRQGEQIFKNYEEYRSYFRGGQFRDSKDRALIERLRERAIAVEQPRKLKIGSDNPALIEHFDMLKTAVENVADGVMEAHEAVRDENAGYAIAAALTNVTLRDMSMIFITTQLAQAMGEIWREAAIVHRGSLRANALACFAIAKFAAGLENYAQTALDEAAREQPNHSLTQLLEIAVANQIVPRCVGTILGAAQEVLRRVYKVKMPRIE; translated from the coding sequence ATGGGAAACAAAAAGAATTTCGGTGCAGGAAAGATGCCTGAAATTGAGCCGAGTGTCTTTCTGACGAACCTGCCAGGAATCGTTGGATTCTATCCGCGGGGGCAGGTAGTGATTGCGGCGTTGTACCGTCAGCAGGTCGAAGATTTCATCGACGGCAAGGTCGAGTTTGACCCGACAGCGCATGCTGGCCCGATGCTGATCAAGGATGTGGCCTCGATGGAGAGCAATCCTGACTTGGTGCGGGCAGCTGCGGACTTCTTGCTCGATGAAGGCTGCACTCACGCAGATGTGTTTATCATCGACGAATCCTGGGGGATTGAAAAGGACTCGACACCTATTACAGGCTGGCTGCGAGAAGGCGGTCTGCATGAGGTGCGTTTGGCGGGCGTTGCCACTATTGCTGCGGGGGAAGTTGTCACGGACGAGCAGGGAGAGATTGTCGGCATTGTCGGTGACAGTCTGATGACCGAGAATGCAAATCTAATCTCTCGGCAGGGAGAACAGATTTTCAAAAACTATGAGGAGTACCGCAGTTATTTTCGAGGTGGTCAATTCCGCGACAGTAAAGATAGGGCTCTGATTGAACGCCTCCGGGAACGAGCGATAGCCGTTGAGCAGCCGAGGAAGCTCAAAATTGGTTCGGACAATCCCGCGCTCATTGAGCACTTCGACATGCTAAAAACCGCCGTCGAAAACGTGGCCGATGGTGTGATGGAAGCACATGAGGCGGTGCGCGATGAAAACGCAGGATATGCCATTGCTGCAGCACTGACCAACGTTACCTTGCGCGATATGTCCATGATTTTCATCACTACGCAGTTGGCGCAAGCAATGGGAGAAATCTGGCGCGAGGCCGCAATTGTCCACCGCGGCAGCCTGCGTGCAAACGCTTTAGCGTGTTTTGCCATCGCAAAGTTCGCGGCTGGACTGGAGAACTATGCGCAAACAGCCCTCGATGAGGCAGCGAGGGAGCAACCGAATCATTCACTGACTCAGTTGCTGGAAATTGCGGTCGCCAATCAAATTGTGCCGAGGTGCGTCGGCACAATTCTTGGGGCAGCACAAGAGGTACTGCGCAGGGTATACAAGGTGAAAATGCCGCGAATTGAATAG
- a CDS encoding PAC2 family protein: MSDPTDKPQGNMYEVVFPVPDVTGSEGHLTLVIALSGYADAGNAVSESASFLLDALEHRPLVNFSIDELIDYRSRRPAVTMNRDQIVDVSDLNLSLNVVRDNVGKPFLLLSGPEPDMRWEAFSTAVADLAKRYDVGRTVSLYSAPMTVPHTRPLGIIAHGTDKRKLSDMHTWGNRVTVPGAASLNIEYELASRGCDAFGFTAQVPHYVAASEYPLASLRLLQEVAKLAKLKLPLEALEKESARVAELLNTQTNDSGEVSQLVNLLEEQYDQEVQRRQELETSPLLGPNGEMPSADEIGAEFEKFLASQPLRPVEDSSSLDTEAETPANADSSATTSEDADAQSEEPESTSADDKSAEFSADETAEQPESEQPREEQPREEQAESEESGEPEKPRRRRGWKPWFRF; the protein is encoded by the coding sequence GTGAGTGATCCGACCGACAAGCCTCAGGGCAATATGTACGAGGTAGTTTTCCCGGTTCCTGACGTAACGGGAAGCGAGGGGCATCTGACCCTGGTCATTGCGCTTAGCGGTTATGCGGATGCCGGTAATGCAGTCTCGGAATCAGCTAGTTTCCTCTTGGATGCTCTCGAGCACCGTCCATTGGTGAACTTTTCTATCGACGAGCTGATTGATTATCGTTCCCGCCGTCCCGCTGTGACGATGAACCGCGACCAGATCGTGGATGTATCCGATTTGAACCTGTCGCTCAATGTGGTTCGCGACAACGTCGGCAAGCCGTTCTTACTGCTGTCTGGCCCCGAGCCAGACATGCGGTGGGAGGCTTTCTCGACTGCGGTCGCAGATTTGGCTAAGCGCTACGATGTCGGTCGGACCGTGTCACTGTACTCGGCGCCGATGACGGTTCCGCACACCCGACCGCTGGGCATCATCGCCCATGGCACAGATAAGCGGAAACTCAGTGATATGCATACCTGGGGCAACCGCGTCACGGTTCCGGGTGCTGCGAGCCTGAACATTGAGTACGAGCTTGCAAGCCGCGGTTGTGATGCCTTTGGTTTCACCGCGCAGGTACCACACTATGTCGCGGCCTCTGAGTATCCGCTGGCATCACTGCGGCTGTTGCAGGAGGTAGCAAAGCTAGCCAAGCTCAAGCTCCCGCTTGAGGCGTTGGAGAAGGAATCCGCGCGGGTGGCGGAGCTGCTCAATACGCAGACGAATGATTCCGGCGAGGTCTCTCAGCTGGTCAATCTTCTCGAGGAACAGTACGACCAGGAAGTTCAACGTCGTCAAGAGCTGGAGACGTCTCCCCTGCTTGGGCCTAACGGCGAGATGCCTTCGGCCGACGAGATTGGCGCTGAGTTCGAGAAGTTTCTCGCTTCCCAACCGCTGCGTCCAGTAGAGGACTCTTCCTCGCTTGACACCGAGGCGGAAACCCCGGCCAACGCGGATTCCTCGGCAACTACATCAGAGGACGCTGACGCACAGTCGGAAGAACCCGAGTCGACCTCGGCGGATGATAAGTCTGCGGAGTTTTCTGCAGACGAAACTGCCGAACAGCCTGAGTCTGAACAGCCCCGGGAAGAGCAGCCTCGGGAAGAGCAGGCAGAAAGCGAAGAATCCGGTGAACCGGAAAAGCCTCGTCGTCGGCGTGGCTGGAAGCCCTGGTTCCGCTTCTAA
- a CDS encoding DEAD/DEAH box helicase — translation MLPNLAEVPESLFDDAIMDSFIAWTRDQGITLYPAQEEAAIGLAGGDHVILATPTGSGKSMVAIAAHFCALARGQRSFYTAPIKALVSEKFFALCEVFGAENVGMMTGDATVNGGAPIICATAEIVANIALRDGADADIDQVVMDEFHFYADPDRGWAWQVPLLELSRCQFLLMSATLGDTQKFETDLKERTGLDVNLVTGTTRPVPLDFHYVYTPVHDTLAELLKSGKAPIYIVFFSQRQAAEQAQALTGLKLLTKEEKERIREEIGDFRFTTAFGRVLSKLVRQGIGVHHAGMLPKYRRLVERLSQTGLLKVICGTDTLGVGINVPIRTVLITGLAKFDGRRSRILKSREFHQIAGRAGRAGYDTEGTVVVEAPEHEIENAKLRRRAGQDEAKLKKLRLKSVPKGEVTWSEKTFDKIVSQPPEPLTSRFAVTNGMLLNVIARGGDTYEHMRHLLRTNHDTRHQQNEAILTAIELYRGLVNAGIVVTHGEGDDCRPELTMELQRDFALNQPLSPFAIAALELLDKDSPNYALDVISVFESILEDPRPLLIAQQKKARGEEIAALKAEGVDYTERMNIVEDITWPMPLADKLEGAFDTYAQGHPWVREFSLSPKSVVREMVEKAMTFSDVVSEYGIARSEGIFLRYLTDAWRTLRHTLPPEAANEELRDIVEWLGELVVQVDNSLVDEWAQMADPDKPLDEETLKEAAFGTDESRPLTGNERAFTRMVRNLMFRHVQLFAFEKEEELADLDNYLDDAPDWPAAMDDYFDEYDDLGIDAKARGGDMISIDRKAGEGLWHVIQILDDPEGDHGWRFEANVDLAASDECGEVRLASLRIIQG, via the coding sequence ATGCTTCCCAACCTAGCTGAGGTTCCTGAGTCCCTTTTCGACGATGCGATTATGGACTCATTCATTGCCTGGACCAGGGACCAGGGCATCACGCTCTACCCGGCGCAGGAAGAGGCCGCTATCGGTTTGGCTGGTGGCGACCATGTCATCCTTGCCACTCCAACGGGGTCGGGCAAGTCGATGGTAGCTATAGCCGCCCATTTCTGCGCGCTTGCCCGTGGTCAGCGCAGCTTTTACACAGCGCCTATTAAGGCCTTGGTCAGCGAGAAGTTTTTTGCCCTCTGCGAGGTCTTTGGCGCTGAAAATGTCGGTATGATGACCGGCGATGCCACCGTCAACGGCGGCGCCCCCATCATCTGCGCAACTGCGGAAATTGTCGCCAATATCGCCCTGCGCGACGGGGCCGACGCCGATATTGACCAGGTGGTAATGGATGAATTCCACTTCTATGCGGATCCCGACCGCGGCTGGGCATGGCAGGTGCCACTGCTCGAGCTTTCCCGTTGCCAATTCTTGTTGATGTCCGCCACTCTCGGCGATACTCAAAAGTTTGAGACGGATCTGAAGGAACGCACGGGCCTCGACGTCAACCTCGTTACAGGTACGACGCGCCCGGTGCCGTTGGATTTCCACTATGTCTACACGCCAGTTCATGACACGCTGGCGGAGTTGCTGAAATCCGGAAAAGCCCCAATCTACATCGTCTTTTTCTCCCAGCGCCAAGCAGCTGAACAGGCTCAAGCACTGACCGGTCTGAAGCTGCTGACGAAGGAGGAAAAGGAGCGGATTCGCGAGGAGATTGGCGATTTCCGGTTTACCACGGCCTTTGGTCGAGTTCTTTCCAAGTTGGTGCGCCAGGGCATTGGCGTCCACCATGCGGGAATGCTGCCGAAGTACCGTCGTTTGGTTGAGCGTCTCTCTCAGACTGGTCTGCTGAAGGTTATCTGTGGCACGGATACCCTCGGCGTCGGCATCAACGTGCCTATTCGTACGGTGCTAATTACCGGTTTGGCCAAATTCGATGGCCGCCGTAGCCGTATTCTCAAGTCACGCGAGTTCCACCAGATTGCTGGACGCGCCGGCCGTGCTGGCTACGACACCGAGGGCACCGTAGTTGTCGAAGCACCTGAACACGAAATCGAAAATGCCAAGCTGCGTCGCCGTGCCGGCCAGGATGAGGCCAAACTGAAGAAGTTGCGGCTGAAGTCCGTTCCCAAGGGCGAAGTGACATGGTCGGAGAAGACCTTCGACAAAATCGTTTCTCAGCCACCAGAGCCGCTGACCAGTCGCTTTGCAGTTACCAACGGTATGTTGCTCAACGTCATTGCACGTGGGGGCGATACCTACGAACACATGCGTCATCTGCTGCGCACCAATCACGACACCCGCCACCAGCAAAACGAGGCTATTCTGACCGCAATTGAGCTCTACCGCGGTTTGGTCAACGCGGGAATCGTCGTCACGCATGGCGAGGGCGATGACTGCCGCCCCGAGCTGACAATGGAGCTGCAGCGTGACTTCGCGCTCAACCAACCACTGTCGCCTTTCGCCATCGCCGCGCTCGAACTGCTGGATAAGGACAGCCCGAACTACGCACTCGATGTCATCAGTGTGTTTGAGTCAATTCTGGAAGACCCTCGCCCGCTGCTCATCGCGCAGCAGAAAAAGGCACGCGGTGAAGAAATTGCCGCGCTCAAGGCCGAAGGCGTTGATTACACCGAACGTATGAACATCGTCGAAGACATCACATGGCCGATGCCGCTTGCCGACAAGCTGGAGGGCGCATTCGACACCTATGCCCAAGGTCACCCGTGGGTGCGTGAGTTTTCGCTGTCGCCCAAATCTGTGGTGCGCGAGATGGTGGAAAAGGCCATGACTTTTTCGGATGTGGTATCTGAGTACGGAATCGCCCGCTCCGAAGGTATTTTCTTGCGCTACCTCACCGATGCCTGGCGCACTTTGCGACACACTCTCCCACCGGAAGCTGCTAACGAGGAGCTCCGGGACATTGTGGAATGGCTCGGCGAGCTCGTTGTGCAGGTGGATAACTCCCTGGTAGATGAATGGGCGCAGATGGCCGATCCGGACAAGCCATTGGACGAAGAAACTCTCAAGGAAGCGGCTTTTGGCACCGACGAGTCGCGGCCTCTTACCGGCAATGAGCGTGCATTTACCCGTATGGTGCGCAATCTCATGTTCCGCCACGTGCAGCTCTTTGCCTTTGAAAAGGAGGAGGAGCTGGCCGACCTGGACAACTACCTCGACGACGCACCAGATTGGCCTGCCGCGATGGATGACTACTTCGATGAATACGATGACCTAGGCATCGATGCTAAGGCTCGCGGCGGCGATATGATTTCGATTGACCGCAAGGCTGGTGAGGGCCTATGGCATGTGATCCAGATACTCGATGATCCTGAGGGTGACCACGGTTGGCGCTTTGAAGCGAACGTTGACTTGGCTGCATCTGATGAATGCGGCGAAGTCAGGTTGGCATCACTGCGAATTATTCAGGGATAA
- a CDS encoding hydrogen peroxide-inducible genes activator gives MRNRDYRPTLPQLRAFVAIADTGHFGQAAARLGISQPSLSQALSTLEQGLGVQLVERSTRRVLVTPLGRGLIPYARQASEIVDEIVARASGRTDDLSGPLSIGVIPTVAPYVLPNFLQLVRDELPDLRPRIVEEPTERLIESLRSGTIDAAIMALPSDVPSFEEIYLYDEEFYIVVPDDHPLAGKEDVKLEAIRDLDLLLLDDGHCLRDQVLDICRKVDAVHGETSGLETRAASLSTVVQCVAGGLGQSLVPESAVKIEADRPGLAVARFEGPARPGRTIGLVHRASSVRGGEFNRIAELVRQAYIDAIA, from the coding sequence ATGCGTAATAGAGATTATCGGCCCACTTTGCCTCAGTTACGTGCCTTTGTCGCGATTGCCGATACCGGTCACTTCGGTCAAGCCGCTGCCCGTCTCGGCATTTCACAGCCCAGCCTGTCACAAGCGCTTTCCACCCTTGAGCAGGGACTGGGGGTGCAGCTTGTAGAGCGTTCGACTCGCCGAGTGCTGGTGACGCCACTCGGTCGCGGTCTGATTCCTTATGCACGCCAAGCATCTGAAATTGTTGACGAGATTGTTGCTCGCGCATCTGGCCGTACAGATGATTTGTCCGGACCACTATCCATTGGTGTTATCCCTACGGTTGCTCCATACGTGCTGCCCAACTTCCTCCAGTTAGTTCGTGACGAGCTGCCAGATCTAAGGCCTAGGATCGTCGAGGAGCCGACCGAGCGCCTCATCGAATCACTTCGTTCCGGCACCATTGATGCAGCCATCATGGCACTGCCGTCCGATGTGCCTTCCTTTGAAGAAATTTACCTCTACGACGAAGAGTTCTACATCGTCGTGCCAGACGATCATCCGCTGGCAGGTAAGGAAGACGTAAAGCTTGAGGCAATCAGGGACTTGGACTTGCTCCTACTTGACGACGGTCATTGCCTGCGTGACCAGGTGTTGGATATCTGTCGCAAGGTCGATGCTGTTCACGGCGAGACCTCCGGCTTGGAAACACGGGCGGCTTCTCTATCGACCGTCGTGCAGTGTGTTGCCGGTGGGTTGGGGCAGTCGCTTGTGCCGGAATCGGCTGTCAAGATTGAGGCGGACCGTCCCGGTCTGGCTGTTGCGCGATTCGAGGGTCCGGCACGGCCGGGACGCACCATTGGGCTGGTTCACCGGGCATCATCGGTACGCGGCGGCGAGTTCAATCGAATTGCCGAACTGGTACGGCAGGCATACATAGACGCTATTGCCTAA
- a CDS encoding peroxiredoxin, with the protein MAILTVGDKFPEFSLTALKGGNLRDANASSPDDYFEQVTNESYEGKWKVVFFYPKDFTFVCPTEIAAFGKLNEEFEDRDTVILGGSGDNEFSHFNWRATHEELLDIPFPMFSDIRHDLMRALGVENADGVADRATFIIDPDGIIQFVSVTPDAVGRNVDEVLRVLDALQSEEVCACNWQKNDPTKNIDKMDVLKQELK; encoded by the coding sequence ATGGCAATTTTGACTGTTGGCGACAAGTTCCCCGAGTTTTCTCTAACCGCTCTCAAGGGCGGCAACCTGCGTGATGCAAACGCTTCTTCTCCGGATGACTACTTCGAGCAGGTAACCAATGAGTCCTACGAGGGTAAGTGGAAAGTCGTCTTCTTCTACCCGAAGGACTTCACCTTTGTCTGCCCGACGGAGATTGCTGCATTCGGCAAGCTGAACGAGGAATTCGAAGACCGCGACACCGTTATTCTCGGTGGCTCTGGCGACAACGAGTTCTCCCACTTCAACTGGCGTGCAACCCACGAGGAACTACTGGACATCCCGTTCCCGATGTTCTCCGACATCCGCCACGACCTGATGCGTGCACTCGGCGTCGAGAACGCTGACGGTGTTGCAGATCGCGCAACCTTCATCATTGACCCGGACGGCATCATTCAGTTCGTCTCCGTTACCCCGGACGCTGTCGGTCGTAACGTTGACGAGGTTCTGCGTGTTCTCGACGCTCTTCAGTCTGAAGAGGTCTGCGCATGTAACTGGCAGAAGAATGACCCGACCAAGAACATCGACAAGATGGATGTTCTGAAGCAGGAGCTGAAGTAA
- a CDS encoding carboxymuconolactone decarboxylase family protein, with protein MSIDNLRSGLPEYAKDMKLNLGTLTRSTELSEQQLWGTLLASAAATRNETVFSEIAEEAKEHLSDEAFESALGAATVMGMNNVAYRTRHMLGDDYAQVKFGLRMNIISNPGAEKEDFELWSLAVSAINGCEACVTSHAKVVRDAGLTKEQVWEAVKIAGTVSGIAQAVFAEATR; from the coding sequence ATGAGCATCGATAACCTTCGTTCCGGCCTACCGGAGTACGCCAAGGACATGAAGCTGAACCTTGGCACTCTCACCCGTTCTACGGAACTCTCCGAGCAGCAGCTGTGGGGTACCCTGCTTGCATCTGCTGCTGCCACCCGCAACGAGACCGTCTTCTCCGAGATTGCTGAGGAAGCCAAGGAGCACCTGTCTGACGAGGCTTTCGAGTCTGCGCTTGGTGCGGCTACCGTTATGGGCATGAACAACGTCGCTTACCGCACTCGCCACATGCTCGGTGATGACTACGCACAGGTCAAGTTCGGTCTGCGCATGAACATCATCTCCAATCCGGGTGCCGAGAAGGAAGACTTCGAGCTGTGGTCTCTGGCAGTTTCTGCCATCAACGGCTGTGAAGCATGCGTGACCTCCCACGCAAAGGTCGTCCGCGATGCTGGTCTGACCAAGGAGCAGGTCTGGGAAGCTGTGAAGATTGCAGGCACCGTCTCTGGTATTGCACAGGCTGTCTTCGCTGAGGCTACCCGCTAA
- a CDS encoding neutral/alkaline non-lysosomal ceramidase N-terminal domain-containing protein, producing the protein MLDPQMASSSNSAEPTARAPYQVGRRGFLVGATAVSAASMMPAVSGAPKANAAPANGASAAAGNSTTNLNVGRGMADMTGEPLGAGMNGYAVMDQITSGLRLRQMARAFIFGDDNDNRVVHVTADMGLMFQSIQMEVLRRLRALFGDLYHEGNVLICASHTHVAPGGTSGHLMVDLTTLGFRPVTFEAVVVGVVKAIERAHADYQPSTIHLTKGIAKDAGVNRSLQAFKRNPEEELRRFPDGVNPESHTLHVSRGGREVGFINWYGIHPTTFGPEHTIIDGDNKGYAAWKVEVDRGVTHREPADAPFVAAFTMSCPGDISPNMGLVPNSGPGNGDEAESARILGQRQIDATQGQTIALPGGGISTVHKWVNLGDVDIDGQFTPDGQPHRTGPAILGAAFAASSQEDGGGEPALGFNEGERGGTPWVHQLNNVVLPKNIGEIQGNKECLLPVGYIDGLLQQTHMFSITRIGGFTLITNGLEPTTMSGYRMRQHVAEVLGVPIDTVICQGYTNSYGHYVATPEEYDQQDYEGGATAFGKYTLSAMISIYHNLAHALADGIAVEPGRAAGDLTGIIPPSPAGGKVIDSAPMGKNFGDVLESTASVTVGQKAVAQFVAANPNNDLRLEDGYLLIKNDRGEIVSDDWDQATVIEFAKDGIYTTAKVSWETGGVAPGKYDIIVRGSALGVGDSLNEFEGVASVELV; encoded by the coding sequence ATGCTCGATCCCCAGATGGCATCATCGTCGAATTCGGCAGAACCAACCGCACGCGCCCCGTACCAAGTGGGCAGGCGAGGCTTCCTCGTCGGAGCAACTGCCGTGTCAGCTGCGAGTATGATGCCTGCCGTAAGTGGTGCACCTAAGGCAAACGCCGCTCCTGCAAACGGGGCTTCTGCCGCCGCGGGGAATTCGACCACCAATTTGAATGTCGGTCGAGGAATGGCCGATATGACAGGCGAGCCACTCGGCGCTGGCATGAACGGGTATGCGGTCATGGATCAGATCACCTCGGGTCTGCGTCTTCGCCAGATGGCGCGTGCATTCATCTTCGGCGATGACAACGACAACCGTGTCGTCCACGTCACCGCAGACATGGGGCTCATGTTCCAGTCCATCCAGATGGAAGTTCTGCGGCGTCTCCGAGCTCTTTTCGGAGACCTCTACCATGAGGGCAACGTGCTTATCTGCGCATCTCACACGCATGTTGCGCCGGGAGGTACGTCGGGCCATCTCATGGTTGACCTGACTACCCTCGGATTCCGTCCCGTCACTTTCGAAGCTGTAGTCGTCGGTGTGGTCAAGGCTATTGAACGTGCACACGCTGATTACCAGCCGTCGACTATCCACCTGACCAAGGGGATTGCCAAGGATGCGGGTGTCAACCGCTCCCTGCAGGCATTTAAGCGTAACCCTGAAGAAGAGCTGCGTCGCTTCCCCGACGGAGTCAACCCGGAAAGCCATACACTGCACGTGAGTCGCGGTGGCCGCGAAGTCGGATTCATTAACTGGTATGGAATTCATCCGACCACCTTCGGTCCCGAGCACACCATCATCGACGGCGACAACAAGGGCTACGCAGCATGGAAGGTCGAGGTCGACCGCGGGGTTACCCACCGTGAGCCGGCCGATGCCCCCTTTGTCGCCGCATTTACCATGTCGTGCCCGGGTGACATCAGCCCGAACATGGGGCTCGTGCCAAATTCGGGCCCAGGCAACGGAGACGAAGCAGAGTCCGCCCGCATTCTCGGTCAGCGTCAGATTGACGCTACCCAGGGACAGACCATTGCACTGCCAGGAGGCGGTATCTCCACTGTCCACAAGTGGGTCAACCTTGGCGATGTCGACATCGACGGCCAATTCACGCCCGACGGCCAGCCGCACCGCACTGGACCTGCAATCCTCGGTGCGGCCTTCGCAGCCAGTAGCCAGGAGGATGGCGGTGGAGAACCAGCCCTCGGGTTCAACGAAGGCGAGCGCGGCGGTACGCCGTGGGTGCACCAGCTCAATAACGTCGTACTCCCGAAAAACATCGGGGAGATTCAGGGCAACAAAGAGTGCCTGCTGCCAGTCGGCTACATCGATGGTCTTCTCCAGCAGACCCACATGTTCTCCATCACCCGCATCGGTGGCTTCACCTTGATCACCAATGGCCTTGAACCCACCACAATGTCGGGCTACCGCATGCGTCAGCACGTCGCTGAAGTCCTCGGTGTTCCAATCGATACTGTCATCTGCCAGGGCTACACCAACAGCTATGGCCACTACGTCGCTACCCCAGAGGAATACGATCAGCAGGACTACGAGGGCGGCGCAACGGCTTTCGGCAAGTACACGCTCAGTGCGATGATTTCCATTTATCACAATCTCGCTCACGCGCTTGCCGACGGCATTGCGGTCGAGCCAGGCCGTGCGGCAGGCGATCTCACTGGCATCATCCCGCCGTCGCCAGCAGGAGGAAAGGTTATCGATTCCGCTCCAATGGGCAAGAATTTTGGTGACGTGCTTGAATCCACGGCAAGCGTCACGGTAGGGCAGAAAGCCGTTGCCCAATTCGTCGCGGCAAATCCGAATAACGACTTGCGACTGGAAGACGGCTACCTACTTATCAAGAATGACCGCGGTGAGATTGTTTCCGACGACTGGGACCAGGCAACTGTCATTGAATTTGCCAAGGACGGTATTTATACCACCGCCAAGGTCTCTTGGGAGACCGGAGGAGTCGCGCCGGGCAAGTATGACATCATCGTGCGTGGTAGCGCGTTGGGTGTTGGTGATTCATTGAACGAATTCGAGGGAGTCGCTTCGGTGGAGCTCGTGTAA
- a CDS encoding DUF1846 domain-containing protein, with translation MGQAVGFNREKYIEMQSAHIKKRRADIAGEGGKLYLEMGGKLFDDMHASRVLPGFTPDNKIAMLDRLKDDLEIMVCINAKDLERHKVRADLDITYEDDVLRLVDVFRERGFVVGSVVVTQLSDDNTLAKNFIERLQRLGLSVIRHRNIEGYPTNTEKIVSEAGFGLNEWAQTTRDLVVVTAPGPGSGKLATCLSQIYHDHKHGIRSGYAKFETFPIWNLALEHPVNLAYEAATADLDDINLIDPFHLAAYDTKVTSYNRDVEVFPLLRTLLEKLAGESPYKSPTDMGVNMAGYCIDDDEVCREASNQEIVRRYYKALVDEHKNSADDEVSQRIAMIMSKANVSTAARRVVAPALEVEKSTGAPGSAIELHDGTIITGKTSELLGCSAAMLLNALKKLANIDPDLHLLSPAAIEPIQTLKTHHLGSRNPRLHTDEVLIALSVSAATSDDARAALAELKNLRNCDVHTTTILGSVDETIFRNLGVLVTSEPKYQKKALYQKH, from the coding sequence ATGGGTCAGGCTGTCGGTTTTAACCGCGAGAAGTACATCGAAATGCAATCCGCTCATATTAAGAAGCGGCGCGCAGACATCGCAGGTGAAGGCGGCAAGCTCTACCTCGAAATGGGCGGCAAGCTATTTGATGATATGCATGCCTCGCGTGTTCTCCCAGGCTTCACACCTGACAATAAAATCGCTATGCTCGATCGCCTCAAGGACGATCTGGAAATCATGGTGTGCATCAATGCCAAGGATTTGGAGCGCCACAAGGTCCGCGCTGACCTCGACATCACTTACGAAGACGATGTGCTGCGTCTCGTCGATGTTTTTCGTGAACGCGGGTTTGTTGTCGGCAGCGTCGTCGTCACACAGCTTTCCGACGACAACACCCTGGCAAAGAACTTCATTGAGCGCCTGCAGCGACTCGGATTGAGCGTAATCCGCCATCGCAATATCGAGGGCTACCCAACAAACACCGAGAAAATTGTCAGTGAAGCCGGCTTCGGACTGAATGAATGGGCGCAAACGACGCGGGACTTGGTCGTTGTCACAGCGCCGGGCCCGGGCTCCGGAAAGCTGGCGACCTGTCTATCGCAGATTTACCACGACCACAAACACGGGATTCGTTCCGGTTACGCAAAGTTTGAGACCTTCCCTATCTGGAACCTGGCGCTCGAACACCCGGTAAATCTGGCCTACGAGGCGGCAACGGCTGATCTCGATGACATCAATCTCATCGACCCTTTTCATTTGGCCGCCTATGACACCAAGGTCACCAGCTATAACCGCGATGTCGAGGTCTTCCCACTGCTGCGCACCCTGCTGGAGAAGCTCGCGGGCGAGTCGCCGTACAAGTCACCGACCGACATGGGCGTCAATATGGCCGGTTACTGTATCGACGATGACGAAGTGTGCCGAGAGGCATCCAACCAAGAAATCGTTCGCCGTTACTACAAGGCTCTTGTCGACGAACACAAGAACAGCGCAGACGACGAAGTTTCGCAGCGCATTGCCATGATTATGAGCAAGGCCAACGTGTCGACAGCTGCCCGCCGAGTCGTCGCACCAGCACTTGAAGTTGAGAAATCTACCGGGGCGCCGGGCAGTGCAATCGAATTGCACGATGGCACAATCATCACGGGCAAGACCTCTGAGCTGCTCGGATGCTCAGCAGCAATGCTGCTCAACGCTCTCAAGAAGCTCGCCAATATCGACCCGGACTTACACTTGCTCTCCCCTGCTGCTATCGAGCCAATTCAAACGCTTAAGACGCATCACCTGGGCAGCCGCAACCCCCGCTTGCATACCGACGAGGTCCTTATCGCCCTTTCCGTGTCGGCGGCCACCAGCGACGACGCCCGCGCAGCCCTCGCCGAGCTGAAGAACCTTCGAAACTGCGATGTCCACACCACCACTATTCTCGGCAGCGTGGACGAAACAATTTTCCGCAACCTCGGTGTCCTAGTTACTTCCGAGCCCAAGTACCAGAAAAAGGCACTCTATCAGAAGCACTAA